A stretch of the Acetomicrobium thermoterrenum DSM 13490 genome encodes the following:
- a CDS encoding endonuclease/exonuclease/phosphatase family protein yields MRFVLYNIRYATGTGWDYHVPFPFWGSFRKTEKNFADISDFLIKLNPDIVGLVESDGGTYRQNGKSQPVEMASKIGGTPIFGCKYHPKSFITKAPVLKLQGNAVVSKLPPVKSNIKYFSFGVKRAMLEVEYDDFVLYLVHLSLGRKARAKQLEELSRKCLSADKPVILAGDCNTFGGEEELEPLIRKVGLKNANADSMPTYPSSSPRMLLDFVLHSPKIKVTDLLIPRVTFSDHLPLVCDFAL; encoded by the coding sequence TTGCGTTTTGTACTTTATAACATACGCTATGCTACGGGGACAGGTTGGGATTACCATGTTCCCTTTCCGTTTTGGGGAAGTTTCAGGAAAACTGAAAAGAATTTTGCAGATATATCGGACTTTTTGATAAAACTCAACCCTGATATAGTTGGCTTGGTAGAATCCGATGGAGGTACGTACAGGCAAAACGGCAAAAGCCAGCCCGTGGAGATGGCATCGAAGATTGGTGGGACGCCGATATTCGGATGCAAATATCATCCCAAATCCTTTATAACCAAAGCCCCGGTGTTGAAATTGCAGGGCAATGCGGTTGTCTCCAAATTACCGCCGGTAAAATCAAATATTAAATATTTCAGCTTTGGGGTAAAGAGAGCCATGTTGGAAGTGGAATACGATGACTTTGTTCTCTATTTGGTCCATTTGTCTCTCGGGCGCAAGGCAAGAGCAAAACAGTTGGAGGAATTGAGCAGGAAGTGTCTTTCGGCAGACAAGCCCGTTATCCTTGCCGGAGATTGCAATACCTTTGGTGGCGAAGAGGAGCTGGAGCCTTTGATAAGGAAGGTAGGGCTTAAAAACGCCAATGCCGACTCCATGCCGACCTATCCCAGCTCATCGCCTCGAATGTTGCTCGATTTCGTTCTCCATAGCCCCAAGATAAAGGTAACTGACCTTTTAATTCCACGGGTAACGTTTTCTGATCACTTGCCCCTTGTGTGCGATTTTGCCCTTTAG
- a CDS encoding MFS transporter: MTDKSFKRRVLFVSAAASFLGPFMISTVNIALPVIGLYFKADAADLGWVATSYMLATAAALVPVGRAADIIGRRKIFLLGAALLAIFNFLALFSMNLTFLIFCRLLQGIGGAMIVTTSVAILASIFPPGERGRAMGINTAATYLGLSMGPFCGGILVQNFGWKSIFVSTGVFSLFVFYMILRYIKREWRVAKDEPFDILGSALYVIFLLSFMYGIFLVPQVKSLYFISAGIVIALLFLRHQWIVSNPVFNIKLFLGNRSFAFSNLAALINYAATASVAFLLSLYLQYVKGISPQLAGSVLVIQPAIQAGFSPFAGRMSDNVEPRYIASVGMALTALGLFFLSRLSLATSFFHLIFALCFLGFGFALFSSPNVNAIMSSVTNEYYGAASSTLATMRLLGQTMSLALATAIFSVKLGKAQIAANLDLFLGSVNLAFFISAITCLTGIYFSYVRGKIHIDKT, encoded by the coding sequence TTGACGGATAAGTCATTTAAAAGAAGAGTGCTTTTTGTCTCGGCAGCGGCCTCTTTCCTGGGGCCTTTTATGATATCGACGGTAAACATAGCTTTGCCGGTCATAGGTCTTTATTTCAAAGCTGACGCTGCAGATCTGGGTTGGGTCGCAACCTCTTACATGCTTGCAACGGCAGCTGCCTTAGTCCCCGTGGGAAGGGCTGCCGACATAATCGGAAGAAGGAAGATCTTTTTGTTGGGCGCTGCGCTTTTGGCAATCTTCAACTTTCTTGCATTGTTTTCTATGAATTTGACTTTCCTTATTTTCTGTCGTCTGCTGCAGGGAATAGGCGGTGCAATGATTGTTACGACGTCGGTTGCCATACTTGCTTCCATTTTTCCGCCAGGAGAGAGAGGAAGGGCTATGGGCATCAATACGGCAGCGACGTATTTGGGATTATCGATGGGGCCCTTCTGCGGCGGGATTTTAGTCCAAAACTTCGGGTGGAAAAGTATCTTCGTTTCAACGGGTGTTTTCAGCTTATTTGTTTTTTATATGATACTTCGTTATATTAAAAGAGAATGGAGGGTTGCCAAAGATGAACCCTTCGATATATTGGGCAGCGCTTTATATGTCATCTTTTTGTTATCATTTATGTATGGCATTTTTCTCGTACCTCAAGTTAAAAGCCTTTATTTCATTTCGGCCGGCATTGTAATCGCCCTTCTATTTCTAAGGCATCAATGGATTGTCTCTAATCCTGTATTCAATATAAAGCTATTTCTCGGGAATAGGAGTTTTGCCTTTTCTAATTTGGCTGCCTTAATAAATTACGCGGCAACGGCATCGGTTGCCTTTCTGTTGAGCCTCTATTTGCAATATGTCAAGGGTATATCTCCACAGCTGGCAGGGTCCGTTTTGGTGATACAGCCGGCCATCCAAGCCGGTTTTTCTCCCTTCGCAGGACGCATGTCGGATAACGTCGAGCCGAGGTACATCGCTTCTGTGGGCATGGCCCTTACGGCGTTGGGCCTCTTTTTCTTGTCGCGATTAAGCCTTGCCACATCCTTTTTTCATTTGATTTTTGCCCTCTGTTTTTTGGGTTTTGGTTTTGCCCTTTTTTCGTCACCTAATGTTAACGCCATAATGAGTTCCGTCACAAACGAATATTACGGAGCTGCCTCAAGCACTTTGGCCACCATGCGACTGCTCGGTCAAACGATGAGCCTCGCCTTGGCCACGGCAATATTTTCCGTAAAGCTCGGAAAAGCACAAATAGCTGCAAACCTCGATCTATTCTTGGGAAGCGTTAATCTGGCGTTTTTTATCTCGGCTATTACCTGTTTGACAGGTATTTACTTTTCTTACGTCAGGGGCAAGATACATATCGATAAAACTTAA
- the trkA gene encoding Trk system potassium transporter TrkA, with translation MRTVVVGGGNVGFNVAKKLVDLGHDVIVIEQDEERAAKVDEMLDVMVITGNGARPQILAQAGIHEGGDVSLLIACTDRDEVNILSCWIAKKAGVKHTISRARNLEFTDNRIWADAIGIDEMISPERSVAGVIENMLSMSSIIVSDELWDGIASLYAMRIKKGALMAGRPLKEVRELRPDVNSLIVYVERQSKEGFIPRGNTILAEGDLCYVVSLKKDAHLLERLFGIKENFKLKRIMVAGGGKIGFQVARRFENNYKDIDVRLIDLDPHKCQRLSSELTKTLILQGNVADEDVLLSEGIDDVDGFVATTANDELNILVAILAKELGAKKSIAVVRHETYRKLENRLSLDAMVNPHEALVAAIMRYVTLNTKGAIMSTVKQINAEMVDLVIGEGSPVAGKKIIDLHLYPYAIIVLVQRNDEIFVPGGMTVLKPGDRILLYINAPNEDKILSMFIKENKKGAKRL, from the coding sequence GTGCGAACCGTGGTTGTTGGCGGAGGGAATGTTGGCTTCAATGTGGCAAAGAAATTGGTCGACCTAGGACATGACGTCATCGTAATAGAGCAAGATGAAGAAAGAGCAGCTAAAGTCGATGAAATGCTTGACGTAATGGTCATCACAGGCAACGGCGCCAGACCGCAAATTCTGGCTCAGGCCGGCATACATGAGGGCGGAGACGTTTCTTTGCTGATCGCATGTACCGATAGGGACGAAGTTAATATCTTGTCATGCTGGATCGCTAAAAAAGCCGGGGTTAAGCACACCATATCCAGAGCCAGAAACCTTGAGTTCACCGATAACCGCATTTGGGCCGATGCAATAGGTATAGATGAAATGATCTCTCCCGAAAGATCCGTAGCGGGAGTTATAGAAAACATGCTATCCATGAGCTCGATTATCGTCTCCGACGAGCTGTGGGACGGCATTGCTTCTTTATATGCAATGAGAATCAAAAAAGGAGCACTTATGGCAGGCCGCCCCTTAAAAGAAGTGAGGGAGCTTCGTCCAGACGTTAATTCCTTAATTGTATACGTGGAAAGACAAAGTAAGGAAGGTTTTATACCCCGCGGAAATACAATATTGGCAGAGGGAGATCTATGCTATGTCGTTTCGCTGAAAAAAGATGCCCATTTACTCGAGCGTCTGTTTGGCATCAAGGAAAATTTCAAATTAAAACGCATAATGGTAGCCGGGGGAGGGAAGATAGGTTTTCAAGTTGCCAGGAGATTTGAGAATAATTATAAAGACATCGACGTCCGTTTAATAGATCTTGACCCTCATAAATGTCAGCGGTTGTCGAGTGAATTGACCAAAACCCTTATCCTCCAGGGGAACGTAGCCGATGAAGATGTTTTACTTAGTGAAGGCATAGACGATGTAGATGGTTTTGTTGCGACAACGGCAAATGATGAGCTAAATATACTTGTGGCAATTTTGGCCAAGGAACTTGGCGCAAAAAAATCTATCGCCGTTGTCAGGCACGAAACATATAGAAAACTCGAGAATCGGCTTTCTCTAGATGCTATGGTGAACCCACATGAAGCCCTCGTGGCAGCCATAATGCGCTATGTGACCCTGAACACCAAAGGAGCTATCATGTCCACGGTGAAACAAATCAATGCCGAGATGGTTGATCTGGTGATAGGCGAAGGATCTCCTGTCGCAGGCAAGAAAATTATAGATCTGCATCTATACCCTTATGCTATTATAGTCCTGGTCCAACGAAACGATGAAATTTTTGTTCCCGGCGGAATGACTGTGTTGAAACCGGGGGATAGAATATTGCTCTATATAAATGCACCCAATGAAGACAAAATATTGTCCATGTTTATAAAAGAAAATAAAAAAGGTGCCAAGAGACTATAG
- a CDS encoding TrkH family potassium uptake protein: MRFNIVAKILGLIVGVVSLFMLWPLAWAYLDNSSEVGPIFSSMIIGIAISVILLFAGSNSTSTDMRPREALVIVGLSWLSVSAIGALPFWLSGALPSYTDAFFEAVSGFTTTGSTVLTDIEANGRGILFWRSLTHWLGGMGIIVLGLAVLPFLGVGGRQLFRAEVPGPVPEKLTPRIHHTALLLWGVYLFLSALEAFLLYVGGLSPFEALTHTFGTMATGGFSPLNGSVGQYNSLYVDSVVTIFMFMAGANFALHYRLLARRDLNAWWRDDEFRFYLIVILGAIVTISLILFKNNIYDSVSKTIRYVSFQSISIMTTTGFVTADYEQWPVYAQSLLLILMFIGGCAGSTGGGTKVVRLMILLKHVGIELKTLIHPRAHYSMRLNGKTVEWGIVLSILAFLSLYVIVFVISFLLLALLGVDLITAIAAVAATLGNIGPGLGNVGPMDNYADLAMPVKWILSFCMLFGRLELYPMMALFLPDTWKR; the protein is encoded by the coding sequence ATGCGCTTCAATATCGTAGCGAAAATTTTGGGACTAATCGTAGGAGTAGTATCGCTTTTTATGTTGTGGCCCCTTGCATGGGCTTACTTAGACAATTCTTCCGAAGTCGGTCCTATATTTTCTTCGATGATAATCGGAATTGCCATAAGCGTAATTTTGCTTTTTGCTGGCAGCAATTCCACCTCGACTGATATGAGGCCAAGGGAAGCGTTGGTGATAGTAGGGTTATCCTGGCTTTCGGTTTCTGCCATAGGGGCCTTACCTTTTTGGCTTTCCGGAGCCCTTCCCAGCTATACCGATGCCTTTTTCGAGGCCGTATCGGGTTTTACAACCACAGGATCTACAGTACTGACTGATATAGAGGCCAACGGCAGAGGAATACTTTTTTGGAGAAGCCTAACCCATTGGTTAGGCGGTATGGGGATCATCGTTTTAGGATTGGCCGTCCTTCCCTTCCTGGGAGTGGGAGGACGTCAACTTTTTCGCGCAGAGGTGCCCGGGCCGGTGCCCGAAAAACTGACGCCCAGAATACATCATACTGCTCTTCTTTTGTGGGGAGTTTACTTATTTTTAAGCGCTCTTGAGGCCTTTCTTTTGTATGTCGGAGGTTTATCTCCCTTTGAAGCTCTTACCCATACATTCGGCACAATGGCAACGGGGGGTTTTTCTCCTTTGAACGGGAGCGTAGGGCAATACAACTCCCTTTACGTCGATTCTGTTGTCACCATATTTATGTTCATGGCGGGTGCTAACTTTGCATTGCATTACAGATTGCTGGCCAGGCGGGATCTAAACGCATGGTGGCGGGATGATGAATTCAGATTTTATCTTATAGTCATTTTAGGAGCCATCGTTACAATATCTCTGATATTGTTTAAAAACAATATTTACGATAGCGTCTCCAAAACGATTCGTTACGTTTCTTTCCAATCCATCAGCATTATGACGACCACGGGCTTTGTAACGGCCGACTACGAACAGTGGCCGGTTTATGCCCAGTCCTTATTGCTCATCCTCATGTTTATAGGAGGATGCGCCGGATCGACTGGTGGAGGTACGAAAGTCGTAAGACTCATGATCCTGCTCAAACATGTCGGTATCGAGCTTAAGACATTGATTCATCCGCGGGCTCACTATTCGATGAGGCTCAATGGCAAAACTGTGGAATGGGGTATTGTCCTATCCATCTTGGCCTTTTTATCGCTGTATGTAATCGTATTCGTTATTTCCTTTCTCCTGTTAGCATTGTTGGGGGTAGATTTGATCACTGCCATAGCCGCTGTGGCTGCTACCCTCGGGAATATCGGACCGGGACTGGGTAACGTGGGACCCATGGATAATTACGCAGATCTGGCTATGCCGGTCAAATGGATACTTTCCTTCTGCATGCTCTTTGGACGTCTGGAGCTTTATCCGATGATGGCGCTCTTTTTGCCTGACACGTGGAAAAGATGA
- the cls gene encoding cardiolipin synthase, translating into MQDLSTLLLWLYNLTSFCIRIGMLCYVPLKHEPPTAVAWLLAINIWPWGGFILYSLFGSTGLPRERLRRRQTLLSELGNALHDIRVKVLQEVNDPVLRDQQKRISYMAYKMVDMSPVAGNKMELLADLEEYLDRLCQDIDEAERYVYLLYYIFSYDKMTKKLFNSLESAARRGVECRILVDSVGAKEFLRQHTYLLRSSGVKIAEALPLRFLRRTSFTARYDIRNHRKIAIIDGKVAYTGSHNIIEPSYNRKAGGREWHDLSVRLTGPVVIQLLAVCYEDWYVETHEDVPLDKMLYFLPRLNKEGNAIVQTVPSGPSMQLQNYQRLLVLALLNAERRVTITTPYFIPDSETMRAIETARIMGVEVRLIVPERADKLIVGSVARAYFSPLLEMGVKIYQYKGDILHAKTVTVDDDLAFLGTSNFDIRSFALDFEVDLIFYSQEEINCILGAQEAYMARSKLLHPNEWEKRPALERVVYGITKLFSPLF; encoded by the coding sequence ATGCAAGACCTTTCTACCTTGCTTCTTTGGTTGTACAATTTGACCTCATTTTGCATCCGCATAGGAATGCTTTGTTATGTCCCCCTTAAACACGAACCTCCTACAGCCGTGGCATGGTTGTTGGCCATTAACATATGGCCCTGGGGAGGTTTCATTCTCTATTCTCTTTTTGGTTCGACGGGACTGCCCAGGGAAAGGTTACGGCGGCGCCAAACATTGCTGTCGGAATTAGGCAATGCACTTCACGATATCAGGGTTAAAGTACTACAGGAAGTTAACGATCCGGTCTTAAGGGATCAACAAAAGAGAATCAGCTATATGGCCTATAAAATGGTCGATATGAGTCCGGTAGCCGGCAATAAGATGGAATTGTTGGCCGATTTAGAGGAATATTTGGACAGGTTGTGTCAGGATATAGATGAGGCCGAAAGATACGTATATCTCCTTTATTACATATTTTCATACGACAAGATGACGAAAAAACTCTTTAATTCGTTGGAAAGTGCAGCCAGACGAGGGGTTGAATGTCGTATCCTCGTTGATTCTGTCGGAGCGAAGGAATTTTTACGACAACACACGTATTTACTGCGAAGCAGCGGCGTCAAAATTGCCGAGGCTTTACCCTTAAGGTTTCTAAGAAGGACTTCCTTTACTGCAAGATATGACATAAGAAATCACAGGAAAATTGCAATAATCGACGGAAAAGTTGCTTATACCGGTTCTCACAACATCATCGAGCCCTCCTACAATAGAAAAGCCGGGGGACGTGAGTGGCACGACCTTTCTGTGAGGCTGACCGGACCAGTGGTGATTCAGCTTTTAGCAGTATGTTATGAAGACTGGTACGTTGAAACTCATGAAGATGTGCCTCTGGATAAAATGTTGTATTTTCTTCCCAGGCTGAATAAAGAGGGAAATGCTATCGTTCAGACTGTGCCTAGCGGTCCGTCGATGCAGCTGCAAAATTATCAAAGGTTGCTGGTTTTAGCTTTACTGAACGCGGAAAGACGGGTCACTATAACAACTCCCTATTTTATACCCGACAGCGAAACCATGCGCGCCATAGAAACGGCACGCATCATGGGTGTAGAAGTGAGGTTAATTGTGCCCGAGAGGGCCGATAAGCTCATAGTAGGCAGCGTCGCCAGAGCCTACTTCTCTCCCCTCCTTGAAATGGGAGTCAAAATTTACCAATATAAAGGAGATATATTACATGCCAAGACCGTTACTGTAGACGATGACTTGGCCTTTCTTGGGACAAGCAACTTCGACATTCGTTCATTCGCTTTGGATTTCGAGGTAGATTTGATTTTTTATAGCCAAGAGGAGATAAATTGCATTCTCGGGGCGCAGGAGGCCTATATGGCCCGATCCAAACTATTACACCCCAACGAATGGGAAAAAAGGCCGGCTCTGGAACGCGTGGTTTACGGAATTACCAAGCTGTTCAGTCCTTTGTTTTAA
- a CDS encoding DMT family transporter, with product MTATSSRKTVILADMALLITAMLWGSGFGTTNWLLGFMSPLWLLSVRFLLTAGILYLLFHSRLSLLNKQDIILGCLLGALLAGTFVAHIIGLLFTTPGKQSFITGSYVVMVPILYALFYRKMPSPVATVGAVLATAGLLVMGFTPGMSFNLGDALSLLLALGCALHVLFVGNLSRRIDPAALTLLQMASASVILTVSASLIEPFPSFRAVPLKAWLGIFYVVLFVTVIPFLMQTIAQRYSPEVHAAVLLSLESPSGYAFAVLIGEELANAQVVLGGMIVFAGVVITELEAFILKRFVRPSNARINEDAPEQNSTRISNSKK from the coding sequence ATGACGGCGACAAGCAGCAGAAAAACCGTAATTTTAGCGGATATGGCGCTTTTGATTACGGCCATGCTTTGGGGGTCCGGCTTTGGAACGACAAACTGGTTACTTGGTTTTATGTCGCCCCTTTGGCTGCTGTCGGTTCGCTTTCTCCTGACTGCAGGTATTCTTTATTTACTCTTTCACTCAAGATTATCCCTTTTAAACAAGCAAGATATCATTTTAGGGTGTCTCTTGGGAGCCTTACTGGCAGGTACCTTTGTGGCTCACATCATCGGACTGCTCTTTACAACTCCCGGGAAACAATCTTTCATAACAGGTAGTTATGTCGTAATGGTGCCCATATTGTACGCACTATTTTACAGAAAAATGCCGTCGCCTGTCGCTACAGTTGGAGCGGTTCTGGCAACTGCCGGACTTCTAGTGATGGGATTTACTCCCGGAATGAGTTTTAACTTAGGCGACGCGCTTTCTCTGCTGCTTGCCCTGGGGTGTGCGCTCCACGTTCTTTTCGTGGGCAACCTGAGCCGAAGAATAGATCCCGCAGCATTGACGCTCCTTCAGATGGCTTCGGCAAGCGTAATCCTGACGGTTTCAGCGTCTTTGATCGAACCCTTTCCCTCCTTTCGAGCGGTTCCGCTCAAAGCCTGGTTGGGCATTTTCTACGTAGTTTTATTCGTCACCGTAATTCCCTTTTTAATGCAGACCATCGCCCAAAGATATAGCCCCGAGGTGCACGCAGCCGTGTTGCTTTCCCTGGAAAGCCCTTCAGGCTACGCATTCGCCGTTCTCATTGGTGAAGAGCTAGCAAACGCACAGGTCGTCTTGGGCGGAATGATCGTATTTGCCGGGGTCGTAATCACCGAACTTGAGGCTTTTATCCTAAAGAGGTTTGTCCGCCCATCTAATGCCAGAATTAATGAAGATGCTCCTGAACAAAACAGCACTCGTATATCTAACTCAAAGAAATAA
- a CDS encoding DmpA family aminopeptidase, which translates to MEKITDKNIKERPRARDININIGVFPPGNYNAITDVKGVKVGHCTLIEGEGALKPGKGPVRTGVTAIVPHEGNIFKEKLPAAAFVFNGFGKSTGLHQINEVGNLETPILLTNTLNVPLVADALIDWMITQNPEIGIQTCTVNPVVGEINDGFLNDIQGRHVKKVHVHEALKEARSGAVEEGVIGAGTGSSCMGWKGGIGTSSRLLPPELGSYTIGALALTNFDGALTIDGAPVGRELGHLPYSENTNQRICGPLFEKELGGSVMVVIATDAPLFHRGLMRVAKRAVLGLARMGFYGSNGSGDFFIAFSTAHTVPHETDKLTLRGTTVTNEALSPLFLATVEAVEEAAVNSILKATTVVGRDGNFREGIDINKVIKTIKKHRC; encoded by the coding sequence TTGGAGAAAATAACTGATAAAAATATAAAAGAACGCCCAAGAGCCAGAGATATTAACATAAATATCGGAGTATTTCCTCCGGGGAATTACAACGCTATTACCGACGTAAAAGGAGTTAAGGTGGGACATTGCACTTTGATTGAAGGCGAAGGAGCCTTAAAACCGGGAAAGGGACCAGTGCGGACGGGAGTAACTGCTATCGTTCCTCACGAGGGCAATATTTTCAAGGAAAAGCTACCGGCTGCAGCTTTCGTCTTTAACGGCTTCGGAAAATCAACGGGATTACACCAGATAAACGAGGTAGGAAATCTGGAGACACCGATACTTCTTACTAATACTTTGAACGTCCCGCTTGTGGCGGATGCGCTCATAGATTGGATGATAACGCAAAACCCAGAGATCGGCATTCAAACCTGCACAGTCAATCCGGTTGTGGGAGAGATAAACGACGGATTTTTAAACGACATCCAAGGACGCCACGTCAAAAAAGTACACGTCCACGAAGCCTTAAAGGAAGCAAGGTCGGGTGCGGTGGAGGAGGGCGTCATCGGTGCCGGAACGGGGAGCTCTTGTATGGGATGGAAGGGTGGAATCGGGACGTCGTCCCGTCTTCTTCCTCCCGAGTTGGGCAGTTATACCATTGGGGCTTTGGCGCTTACAAACTTTGACGGTGCCCTGACAATCGACGGAGCTCCTGTCGGAAGAGAGTTGGGCCATCTTCCTTACTCTGAAAATACAAATCAGCGAATTTGCGGTCCTCTCTTTGAAAAAGAGCTTGGCGGATCCGTCATGGTCGTCATAGCCACGGATGCGCCCCTATTTCACAGAGGGCTGATGCGCGTTGCAAAACGGGCAGTTTTAGGACTTGCCCGGATGGGATTTTACGGAAGCAACGGGTCCGGAGACTTCTTTATAGCCTTTTCAACAGCCCATACCGTTCCCCACGAGACCGACAAACTGACCCTACGAGGCACTACGGTAACCAATGAGGCCCTTTCGCCGCTGTTTCTGGCAACGGTCGAAGCTGTCGAAGAAGCGGCGGTGAACTCCATTTTAAAGGCCACAACCGTGGTGGGACGAGACGGCAATTTCAGAGAAGGCATAGATATAAACAAAGTAATAAAAACTATAAAAAAACATAGATGTTAA
- a CDS encoding asparaginase: protein MSESSKVLLVAAGGTIGMMYDERAKGYVPGLNAGEMLSWLKSKDLPCEVSVVDWSHQPSSHYNIRMMADLVELLRKEAAQGLSGIVVTTGTDSMEEMAYLVDLLWPYPYPVIITGSMVPHGELSSDGPRNLYHSLLAASSESTWGLGVLVCFQDQLFAANEVYKLNSYRKDAMTTLNKGPVAEIVANKTCVLKKPKRGRVIEEMVQPAKEVEILWATLGGGERILKMLAEDENLEGLVLAGFGAGNVNPAWVPQIRQIVRNDVPVVITSRCLQARVLTCYGYEGSAQKLIELGVLSGGNLTPLQARLKLAVGIGKGFTGKDLQSYLLDQ, encoded by the coding sequence ATGTCGGAAAGCTCCAAGGTCTTGCTAGTAGCTGCGGGCGGAACCATTGGCATGATGTATGATGAACGTGCTAAGGGTTACGTGCCGGGCCTGAATGCAGGAGAAATGCTTTCATGGCTTAAATCCAAAGATCTTCCATGCGAAGTAAGCGTAGTGGATTGGAGCCATCAGCCCAGCAGTCACTACAACATCAGGATGATGGCCGATCTCGTGGAATTATTGAGAAAGGAAGCCGCTCAAGGCCTTAGTGGGATAGTCGTGACCACCGGGACGGACTCCATGGAGGAAATGGCTTATTTGGTTGACCTCCTCTGGCCCTACCCCTACCCCGTGATAATTACCGGATCCATGGTGCCCCACGGAGAGTTGAGTTCTGACGGCCCTCGTAACTTATACCATTCCTTGCTTGCCGCTTCCTCCGAATCCACCTGGGGGCTCGGCGTTTTGGTATGTTTTCAGGATCAATTGTTTGCTGCCAACGAGGTTTATAAGCTCAATAGCTACAGAAAGGATGCCATGACTACCCTCAACAAGGGGCCTGTTGCCGAAATAGTGGCGAACAAGACATGTGTGTTGAAAAAGCCAAAACGCGGAAGGGTAATCGAAGAGATGGTCCAACCGGCAAAGGAAGTGGAGATCCTTTGGGCTACCTTGGGAGGCGGAGAGAGGATTTTAAAAATGCTGGCCGAGGACGAGAATTTGGAGGGGCTGGTCCTGGCCGGCTTTGGGGCTGGAAATGTAAATCCGGCATGGGTACCGCAAATAAGACAAATCGTTCGCAACGACGTACCTGTGGTCATTACCTCGAGATGTCTTCAGGCTCGAGTCCTGACTTGCTATGGCTATGAAGGGAGCGCTCAAAAGTTGATAGAGCTTGGAGTCCTTTCGGGCGGCAACCTGACTCCCCTTCAGGCCAGGTTAAAGCTGGCCGTGGGAATAGGTAAAGGCTTCACCGGAAAGGACCTGCAGAGTTATCTGCTGGATCAATAG
- a CDS encoding lactate utilization protein, which produces MADWERFRKNHYDLLGNAMVKNLEKKGYKALYVATADEAKDSVLELIPEGTSVGIPGSVTIRELGLLEELEKRGNQVVHHWDPSLAGRERLNRLRDELLCDVFLTSANAITIDGTIVNIDGNGNRVAGMAWAMGKIIYVIGMNKVCPGDVDAAIARVKNFATPPNAMRLNIKTPCASLGYCVDCDSPERVCRAMLVLERAPSGRECHVILVGETLGF; this is translated from the coding sequence ATGGCTGATTGGGAAAGGTTCAGAAAAAATCATTATGATCTTTTGGGTAACGCTATGGTGAAAAACTTAGAGAAAAAAGGCTATAAGGCCCTATATGTGGCAACGGCCGATGAAGCCAAGGATTCGGTGCTGGAATTGATACCCGAAGGTACCAGCGTGGGCATTCCGGGAAGCGTGACGATAAGAGAATTGGGCTTGCTTGAAGAGTTGGAAAAAAGAGGCAACCAGGTTGTCCACCACTGGGATCCGAGCCTTGCGGGAAGGGAGAGATTAAATAGGCTTCGCGATGAGCTTTTGTGCGACGTATTTTTGACGAGCGCTAATGCTATCACCATTGACGGGACTATCGTTAACATCGACGGAAACGGCAACAGGGTTGCCGGAATGGCATGGGCCATGGGGAAGATAATATATGTCATCGGAATGAATAAAGTTTGCCCCGGTGATGTAGATGCGGCTATAGCACGCGTTAAAAACTTCGCTACTCCGCCTAACGCAATGCGACTTAATATCAAAACGCCCTGTGCCTCCCTTGGCTATTGTGTGGACTGCGATTCGCCCGAGCGGGTTTGCCGTGCCATGCTGGTGCTGGAAAGGGCTCCTTCCGGGCGGGAATGTCATGTAATTTTAGTGGGCGAGACGCTGGGGTTTTAG